One window of Pelmatolapia mariae isolate MD_Pm_ZW linkage group LG18, Pm_UMD_F_2, whole genome shotgun sequence genomic DNA carries:
- the LOC134617507 gene encoding rap guanine nucleotide exchange factor 4-like isoform X1 — MVAVQTSPNSSPSAEWICCLDKRPAERSGEDVDIILTRLREVKAFQRFPPPLLLQICACAFYECLEKGITLFRQGDIGTSWYAVLSGSLDVKVSETANHQDAVTICTLGIGTAFGESILDNTPRHATIVSRETSELLRIEQREFKTLWEKYRQSLAALLAPPYGAMESGSNNDRLTDKDNMNSDSANKAHNKIPSEKLQRAGKVLRNAILSRAPHMIRDRKYHLKTYRQCCVGTELVDWLVLQSACVLTRSHAVGMWQALLEEGVLNHVDQELGFYDKYLFYRFLDDEEEDTPLPSEEEKRESEEELPETILFLAQIGPDALLRMILRKSPGQRTGDDLEIIYDELLHIKALAHLSNTVKRELASVVIFESHAKAGTVLFNQGEEGTSWYIILKGSVNVVIYGKGVVCTLHEGDDFGKLALVTDSPRAASIVLREDNCHFLRVDKEDFNRILRDVEANTVRLKEHDHPVLVLEKSPRASTLGNIKYTVISGTPEKILEHFLETMRMDIHHSDPDPAVDDFVLMHCVFMPNSQLCPLLLSQYHVTSPPGSEQERLEYALNSKRRALIMTLRWANTHTYLLQEEPAAIFFLEELYGSLSNDSRMLRALKDLVPDLEKVVKLHSEEAKVTKKKTLIRQFSDGEERLQKKQPIRNQDDILLKVYCSDHTYTTIRIPVAATGREVISAVTDKLGTTDELLLVYLSSAGEKQILKPNDVSVFSTLSINGRLFACPREQLNSLTPLPDQEGPTAGSMSTFELMSSKDLAYQMTMFDWELFSCVHEHELLYHTFGRQSFKRTTANLDLFLRRFNQVQLWVVTEVCLCGQLSKRVQLLKKFIKIAAHCREFKNLNSFFAIIMGMSNPAVSRLCQTWEKLPTKFKKFYAEFENMMDPSRNHRSYRLTVTKLEPPIIPFVPLLLKDMTFTHEGNKTFIDNMVNFEKMRIIANTIRQVRHCRSQPFNPDICQPNKNQAEVRGYVRKLCVIDNQRALTQLSYRLEPRRT; from the exons ATGGTCGCGGTGCAGACGTCCCCTAATTCGTCCCCATCGGCGGAGTGGATCTGCTGCCTGGATAAAAG GCCTGCGGAGCGCTCGGGAGAGGACGTGGATATTATTCTGACCCGACTAAGAGAGGTCAAAGCCTTCCAGAGGTTCCCACCTCCGCTCCTACTGCAGATCTGTGCCTGTGCCTTTTATGAATGCCTGGAGAAAGGCATCACGT TGTTTCGACAGGGAGACATTGGCACCAGCTGGTATGCAGTCCTTTCTGGCTCCCTGGATGTCAAAGTGTCAGAAACCGCTAACCACCAG GATGCAGTCACAATCTGCACGCTGGGGATTGGGACAGCCTTTGGGGAGTCGATCCTGGACAACACACCGCGCCACGCTACCATTGTCAGCAGAGAGACCAGCGAGCTGCTCCGGATCGAACAGAGGGAGTTTAAGACTCTCTGGGAG AAGTATCGTCAGAGCCTGGCTGCACTGTTGGCCCCTCCTTATGGAGCCATGGAGAGTGGATCCAACAATGACA gaCTCACAGACAAAGACAACATGAATTCAGACTCTGCAAACAAAGCTCACAACAAG ATCCCctcagagaagctgcagagagctggAAAGGTTCTCCGCAACGCCATCCTGTCCAGAGCCCCTCACATGATTCGAGACAGGAAGTATCACCTGAAGACATACAG ACAGTGCTGTGTAGGCACAGAGCTGGTGGACTGGCTGGTGCTGCAGAGCGCCTGTGTGCTCACTCGCTCCCATGCTGTCGGGATGTGGCAGGCACTACTAGAAGAAGGGGTGCTAAATCATG TGGACCAGGAGCTCGGTTTCTATGACAAATACCTCTTCTACCGTTTTcttgatgatgaggaggaggacacACCGTTACCtagtgaggaggagaagagggaaaGTGAGGAAGAGCTGCCGGAGACCATCCTCTTTCTTGCCCAGATTGGCCCTGATGCACTGCTGCGCATGATCCTCAGGAAATC GCCTGGTCAGAGAACAGGCGATGACCTAGAGATCATCTATGACGAGCTGCTTCACATCAAGGCCTTAGCTCACCTCTCCAACACT GTGAAGAGGGAACTGGCAAGCGTGGTGATCTTTGAGTCACATGCAAAAGCTGGAACTGTGT TGTTTAACCAAGGAGAAGAAGGCACATCATGGTACATCATCCTGAAGGGCTCCGTTAATGTGGTTATCTATGGAAAG gGTGTGGTGTGTACACTTCACGAGGGTGATGACTTTGGAAAGTTGGCCCTGGTTACAGATTCACCTCGGGCTGCATCCATCGTCCTGAGAGAGGACAACTGTCACTTCCTGCGTGTGGATAAGGAAGACTTCAACAGGATACTCAGG GATGTGGAAGCTAACACGGTGCGTTTGAAAGAGCACGATCACCCTGTGCTGGTGTTAGAAAAGAGTCCTCGAGCCTCCACACTGGGAAACATAAA GTACACTGTGATATCAGGAACTCCAGAGAAGATTCTTGAGCACTTCTTGGAGACGATGAGGATGGACATACATCACAGTGACCCAG ACCCAGCAGTGGATGATTTTGTCCTCATGCACTGTGTCTTCATGCCCAACAGCCAGCTGTGCCCTCTACTCCTGTCACA GTACCATGTGACATCTCCACCTGGCTCTGAACAGGAGAGGTTGGAGTATGCACTCAACAGTAAAAGGAGAGCCCTGATTATGACCCTGCGCTGGGCAAACACACATACCTACCTGCTACAAGAGGAACCTGCTGCGATCTTTTTCCTGGAG GAGTTGTATGGAAGTCTATCCAATGACTCCCGTATGCTGAGAGCTTTGAAAGATTTGGTACCTGACCTGGAGAAAGTCGTCAAATTGCA ctcCGAAGAGGCCAAAGTAACAAAAAAG AAGACCCTAATACGACAGTTCAGCGACGGAGAGGAAAGGCTGCAGAAGAAACAGCCAATTAGAAATCAAGATGACA TCCTATTGAAGGTGTACTGCAGCGATCACACCTACACTACAATCAGGATTCCCGTGGCAGCGACGGGACGAGAAGTGATCAGTGCCGTGACGGACAAGCTCGGCACTACCGATGAGCTCCTGCTGGTCTACCTCAGCTCTGCGGGTG aaaaacaaatcttGAAGCCAAATGATGTATCAGTGTTTTCTACTTTGAGCATCAATGGGAGATTATTTGCCTGTCCTCGAGAGCAGCTCAACAGTCTG ACTCCTCTTCCAGACCAGGAAGGGCCCACTGCAGGCTCCATGTCAACTTTTGAGCTGATGAGCTCCAAGGACTTGGCTTATCAAATGACGATGTTTGACTGGGAGCTCTTCAGCTGTGTTCATGAG CATGAGCTGCTCTACCACACGTTTGGCCGCCAAAGTTTTAAACGAACCACGGCTAATCTAGACTTGTTCCTGAGGAGGTTCAACCAGGTCCAGCTGTGGGTCGTCACTGAGGTCTGCCTCTGTGGACAGCTCAGCAAGAGAGTCCAGCTCCTCAAGAAGTTCATCAAGATAGCAGCACA CTGTCGAGAATTTAAGAACCTCAATTCATTCTTTGCCATCATCATGGGGATGAGCAACCCTGCTGTGAGCAGACTCTGCCAGACGTGGGAG AAACTTCCCACCAAGTTTAAGAAGTTCTATGCTGAGTTTGAGAACATGATG GACCCATCAAGGAACCACCGGTCCTACCGACTTACTGTTACCAAACTGGAACCACCGATTATCCCCTTTGTGCCACTTCTTCTAAAAG ATATGACATTTACACATGAGGGCAACAAGACATTCATTGACAACATGGTCAATTTTGAGAAAATG CGTATTATAGCAAACACAATTCGACAAGTGAGACACTGTAGAAGCCAGCCATTCA ATCCTGACATTTGCCAGCCGAACAAGAATCAAGCGGAGGTCCGGGGTTACGTTAGGAAGCTCTGCGTGATTGACAACCAGAGGGCGCTGACGCAGCTCTCCTACCGGCTGGAGCCTCGGCGGACATGA
- the LOC134617507 gene encoding rap guanine nucleotide exchange factor 4-like isoform X2: MESGSNNDRLTDKDNMNSDSANKAHNKIPSEKLQRAGKVLRNAILSRAPHMIRDRKYHLKTYRQCCVGTELVDWLVLQSACVLTRSHAVGMWQALLEEGVLNHVDQELGFYDKYLFYRFLDDEEEDTPLPSEEEKRESEEELPETILFLAQIGPDALLRMILRKSPGQRTGDDLEIIYDELLHIKALAHLSNTVKRELASVVIFESHAKAGTVLFNQGEEGTSWYIILKGSVNVVIYGKGVVCTLHEGDDFGKLALVTDSPRAASIVLREDNCHFLRVDKEDFNRILRDVEANTVRLKEHDHPVLVLEKSPRASTLGNIKYTVISGTPEKILEHFLETMRMDIHHSDPDPAVDDFVLMHCVFMPNSQLCPLLLSQYHVTSPPGSEQERLEYALNSKRRALIMTLRWANTHTYLLQEEPAAIFFLEELYGSLSNDSRMLRALKDLVPDLEKVVKLHSEEAKVTKKKTLIRQFSDGEERLQKKQPIRNQDDILLKVYCSDHTYTTIRIPVAATGREVISAVTDKLGTTDELLLVYLSSAGEKQILKPNDVSVFSTLSINGRLFACPREQLNSLTPLPDQEGPTAGSMSTFELMSSKDLAYQMTMFDWELFSCVHEHELLYHTFGRQSFKRTTANLDLFLRRFNQVQLWVVTEVCLCGQLSKRVQLLKKFIKIAAHCREFKNLNSFFAIIMGMSNPAVSRLCQTWEKLPTKFKKFYAEFENMMDPSRNHRSYRLTVTKLEPPIIPFVPLLLKDMTFTHEGNKTFIDNMVNFEKMRIIANTIRQVRHCRSQPFNPDICQPNKNQAEVRGYVRKLCVIDNQRALTQLSYRLEPRRT, from the exons ATGGAGAGTGGATCCAACAATGACA gaCTCACAGACAAAGACAACATGAATTCAGACTCTGCAAACAAAGCTCACAACAAG ATCCCctcagagaagctgcagagagctggAAAGGTTCTCCGCAACGCCATCCTGTCCAGAGCCCCTCACATGATTCGAGACAGGAAGTATCACCTGAAGACATACAG ACAGTGCTGTGTAGGCACAGAGCTGGTGGACTGGCTGGTGCTGCAGAGCGCCTGTGTGCTCACTCGCTCCCATGCTGTCGGGATGTGGCAGGCACTACTAGAAGAAGGGGTGCTAAATCATG TGGACCAGGAGCTCGGTTTCTATGACAAATACCTCTTCTACCGTTTTcttgatgatgaggaggaggacacACCGTTACCtagtgaggaggagaagagggaaaGTGAGGAAGAGCTGCCGGAGACCATCCTCTTTCTTGCCCAGATTGGCCCTGATGCACTGCTGCGCATGATCCTCAGGAAATC GCCTGGTCAGAGAACAGGCGATGACCTAGAGATCATCTATGACGAGCTGCTTCACATCAAGGCCTTAGCTCACCTCTCCAACACT GTGAAGAGGGAACTGGCAAGCGTGGTGATCTTTGAGTCACATGCAAAAGCTGGAACTGTGT TGTTTAACCAAGGAGAAGAAGGCACATCATGGTACATCATCCTGAAGGGCTCCGTTAATGTGGTTATCTATGGAAAG gGTGTGGTGTGTACACTTCACGAGGGTGATGACTTTGGAAAGTTGGCCCTGGTTACAGATTCACCTCGGGCTGCATCCATCGTCCTGAGAGAGGACAACTGTCACTTCCTGCGTGTGGATAAGGAAGACTTCAACAGGATACTCAGG GATGTGGAAGCTAACACGGTGCGTTTGAAAGAGCACGATCACCCTGTGCTGGTGTTAGAAAAGAGTCCTCGAGCCTCCACACTGGGAAACATAAA GTACACTGTGATATCAGGAACTCCAGAGAAGATTCTTGAGCACTTCTTGGAGACGATGAGGATGGACATACATCACAGTGACCCAG ACCCAGCAGTGGATGATTTTGTCCTCATGCACTGTGTCTTCATGCCCAACAGCCAGCTGTGCCCTCTACTCCTGTCACA GTACCATGTGACATCTCCACCTGGCTCTGAACAGGAGAGGTTGGAGTATGCACTCAACAGTAAAAGGAGAGCCCTGATTATGACCCTGCGCTGGGCAAACACACATACCTACCTGCTACAAGAGGAACCTGCTGCGATCTTTTTCCTGGAG GAGTTGTATGGAAGTCTATCCAATGACTCCCGTATGCTGAGAGCTTTGAAAGATTTGGTACCTGACCTGGAGAAAGTCGTCAAATTGCA ctcCGAAGAGGCCAAAGTAACAAAAAAG AAGACCCTAATACGACAGTTCAGCGACGGAGAGGAAAGGCTGCAGAAGAAACAGCCAATTAGAAATCAAGATGACA TCCTATTGAAGGTGTACTGCAGCGATCACACCTACACTACAATCAGGATTCCCGTGGCAGCGACGGGACGAGAAGTGATCAGTGCCGTGACGGACAAGCTCGGCACTACCGATGAGCTCCTGCTGGTCTACCTCAGCTCTGCGGGTG aaaaacaaatcttGAAGCCAAATGATGTATCAGTGTTTTCTACTTTGAGCATCAATGGGAGATTATTTGCCTGTCCTCGAGAGCAGCTCAACAGTCTG ACTCCTCTTCCAGACCAGGAAGGGCCCACTGCAGGCTCCATGTCAACTTTTGAGCTGATGAGCTCCAAGGACTTGGCTTATCAAATGACGATGTTTGACTGGGAGCTCTTCAGCTGTGTTCATGAG CATGAGCTGCTCTACCACACGTTTGGCCGCCAAAGTTTTAAACGAACCACGGCTAATCTAGACTTGTTCCTGAGGAGGTTCAACCAGGTCCAGCTGTGGGTCGTCACTGAGGTCTGCCTCTGTGGACAGCTCAGCAAGAGAGTCCAGCTCCTCAAGAAGTTCATCAAGATAGCAGCACA CTGTCGAGAATTTAAGAACCTCAATTCATTCTTTGCCATCATCATGGGGATGAGCAACCCTGCTGTGAGCAGACTCTGCCAGACGTGGGAG AAACTTCCCACCAAGTTTAAGAAGTTCTATGCTGAGTTTGAGAACATGATG GACCCATCAAGGAACCACCGGTCCTACCGACTTACTGTTACCAAACTGGAACCACCGATTATCCCCTTTGTGCCACTTCTTCTAAAAG ATATGACATTTACACATGAGGGCAACAAGACATTCATTGACAACATGGTCAATTTTGAGAAAATG CGTATTATAGCAAACACAATTCGACAAGTGAGACACTGTAGAAGCCAGCCATTCA ATCCTGACATTTGCCAGCCGAACAAGAATCAAGCGGAGGTCCGGGGTTACGTTAGGAAGCTCTGCGTGATTGACAACCAGAGGGCGCTGACGCAGCTCTCCTACCGGCTGGAGCCTCGGCGGACATGA